One window of Misgurnus anguillicaudatus chromosome 13, ASM2758022v2, whole genome shotgun sequence genomic DNA carries:
- the myl9a gene encoding myosin regulatory light polypeptide 9 has translation MSAAKRAKGKTTKKRPQRATSNVFAMFDQSQIQEFKEAFNMIDQNRDGFIDKEDLHDMLASLGKNPSDEYLEGMMSEAPGPINFTMFLTMFGERLNGTDPEDVIRNAFTCFDEEASGFIHEDHLRELLTTMGDRFTDEEVDELFREAPIDKKGNFNYVEFTRILKHGAKDKDDM, from the exons ATGTCTGCTGCCAAACGTGCCAAAGGAAAGACCACGAAGAAGCGCCCGCAGAGGGCCACGTCCAATGTGTTTGCCATGTTTGACCAATCACAGATCCAGGAGTTTAAAGAAGCCTTTAATATGATCGATCAGAACAGAGACGGCTTCATCGATAAAGAGGATCTTCATGATATGCTGGCATCTCTTG gTAAGAATCCTTCTGATGAGTATCTGGAGGGCATGATGAGTGAAGCACCAGGGCCCATTAACTTCACCATGTTCCTCACCATGTTTGGAGAACGTCTGAATGGAACGGACCCTGAGGACGTCATACGCAACGCCTTCACGTGCTTCGATGAAGAAGCTTCTGGT TTCATTCATGAAGATCATCTCCGTGAACTCCTGACCACCATGGGAGATCGTTTCACGGATGAAGAAGTGGATGAGCTTTTCCGTGAGGCACCAATCGACAAGAAAGGAAACTTCAACTATGTAGAGTTCACTCGCATACTCAAACACGGCGCCAAAGACAAAGATGACATGTAA